One segment of Brassica napus cultivar Da-Ae chromosome C3, Da-Ae, whole genome shotgun sequence DNA contains the following:
- the LOC106428582 gene encoding myrosinase-binding protein 2 gives MGTMSEKVGAVGGNKGGPFDDGVFDGVKKITVGKDWDCVSYIKIEYEKDGKFETREHGTIRGELQEFTVDYPNEYITSVGGSYEHVLSYGTVLIKSLRFKTSYGRTSPILGHTTLFGNPAGREFMLEGKNGGKLLGFHGRSGQALDAIGPHFFAVKSPLKHYNRQGGNGGSAWDDGAFDGVRKILVGRGGKFVSYVRFEYATGQGMVPHAHGKRQEVPQEFVVDYPDEHIALVEGTIDGYLTSLRFKTSKGRTSPAFGNVAGRKFVFEEKDFKLVGFCGRSGDAIDAIGAHFAPLPPPPPAPTPAPTPAPTPAPTTTTKMGPLGGNKGNTFDDGILDGVKKIIIAADEYSITYIKIEYEKDGKVEIREHGTNRGELKEFSVAYPNEYITAVGGSYKHIFNYDTTLITSLYFTTSKGFTSPLFGEMKGTEFEFKGENGGKLVGFHGRGGYAIDAIGAHFAQATTSSSSSLIKVEAVGGKGEVTFDDGSFDHVRKVFVGQGNSGVSYIKFEYEKDGRIVTHEHGQKTSLGTEEFEVGQGDDITSVKVYYDKLYGSKAEIITSLTFKTLKGITSQPFGMTSANLSLLEGGKITGFHGSSTDVLHSIGAYISASPRTMLHGKWYQVEQKGKTPGPRCSHAIAMVGSKMYAFGGELTPNFHIDRHLYFFDFKTHRWSVADPDGGVPELPCLGVCMVAIGTTLYVFGGRDGHRNYNGFYSYDTVKSEWKLITHVNKGPAPRSFHSMAADDKNIYVFGGVSTTVRVNTLHAYSIIDQKWTELPNPGESCKGRGGAGLAVVHGKIWVVYGFIGDEVDDVHCFDPVENKWTKVETRGEKPWARSVFALAVVGKYIIISGGEIEMDPKAHLGPGKLAGGTFVLDTESLLWEKLEEGHSPRGWMASTTASIDGKKGLLMYGGKAPTNGRYEDIFFYGVDSA, from the exons ATGGGAACAATGTCTGAAAAAGTGGGAGCGGTCGGTGGTAACAAAGGCGGACCATTTGACGATGGTGTTTTCGACGGTGTGAAGAAAATAACTGTCGGAAAAGACTGGGACTGTGTTTCTTATATCAAGATTGAGTACGAAAAGGATGGAAAATTTGAAACCCGTGAACATGGAACGATTCGTGGAGAACTTCAAGAG TTCACGGTGGATTATCCGAACGAATATATCACATCTGTTGGTGGAAGCTACGAACACGTTTTAAGCTATGGAACAGTGCTGATCAAATCTTTACGCTTCAAAACCTCATATGGAAGGACCTCTCCGATACTCGGTCATACGACTTTATTTGGAAACCCAGCTGGGAGAGAATTCATGCTCGAGGGTAAAAATGGTGGAAAGCTTCTAGGTTTCCATGGACGTTCTGGTCAAGCTCTTGATGCCATTGGTCCTCACTTCTTCGCTGTGAAATCCCCTCTTAAGCACTATAACCGTCAAGGTGGGAACGGAGGGAGTGCTTGGGATGATGGCGCTTTTGACGGTGTTAGAAAAATACTTGTTGGCCGTGGTGGTAAATTTGTGAGTTATGTGAGGTTTGAGTATGCGACAGGCCAAGGAATGGTGCCACATGCTcatgggaagagacaagagGTTCCACAGGAG TTTGTCGTGGATTATCCTGATGAGCATATTGCCTTGGTGGAGGGAACCATCGATGGCTATCTTACATCGCTTAGGTTTAAGACATCAAAAGGAAGAACTTCCCCTGCTTTTGGTAATGTGGCTGGTAGGAAATTTGTGTTCGAGGAAAAAGATTTCAAGCTTGTGGGGTTTTGTGGTCGGTCCGGTGACGCTATCGATGCTATTGGCGCACATTTTGCCCCTCTTCCACCTCCACCTCCAGCTCCAACTCCTGCTCCAACTCCAGCTCCAACTCCAGCgcccaccaccaccacaaagATGGGACCGCTCGGAGGTAACAAAGGAAACACATTCGACGATGGCATTTTGGATGGTGTGAAGAAAATAATCATCGCAGCAGATGAGTATAGTATAACTTATATCAAGATCGAATACGAAAAAGATGGAAAAGTAGAGATACGTGAACATGGGACAAATCGTGGGGAGCTAAAAGAG TTTTCGGTGGCCTATCCGAATGAATATATCACAGCCGTTGGTGGAAGCTACAAGCATATTTTCAACTATGATACAACGCTTATTACATCGCTATACTTCACAACCTCCAAAGGATTTACGTCTCCATTGTTCGGTGAGATGAAGGGAACAGAGTTCGAGTTCAAAGGTGAAAATGGAGGAAAGCTTGTTGGATTCCATGGACGTGGTGGCTATGCTATTGATGCCATCGGTGCACATTTTGCTCAAGCTACAacctcttcttcgtcttctctcaTCAAAGTGGAAGCTGTAGGAGGAAAGGGTGAAGTAACATTCGACGATGGTTCTTTTGATCATGTAAGAAAAGTTTTTGTTGGTCAAGGCAATTCTGGTGTGTCTTATATCAAGTTCGAATACGAGAAAGACGGCAGAATTGTGACACACGAGCACGGACAAAAGACATCTCTAGGAACAGAGGAGTTCGAGGTTGGTCAAGGCGATGACATCACATCTGTGAAAGTTTACTACGATAAACTCTATGGCTCGAAGGCAGAAATAATAACGTCTCTTACATTCAAGACACTGAAGGGCATCACCTCTCAGCCTTTTGGAATGACCTCAGCGAATTTGTCATTACTCGAAGGTGGCAAAATCACCGGCTTTCATGGAAGTTCGACGGACGTTCTTCATTCTATTGGAGCCTATATTTCGGCTTCTCCTCGGACGATGTTGCATGGCAAGTGGTATCAG GTGGAGCAAAAAGGAAAGACTCCTGGACCAAGATGTTCTCACGCTATAGCAATGGTGGGAAGCAAAATGTACGCTTTTGGAGGAGAGTTAACGCCAAAttttcacatcgatcgacacctcTACTTCTTCGATTTCAAGACTCACAGATGGTCAGTCGCTGATCCAGACGGTGGCGTTCCTGAGCTCCCTTGCTTAGGCGTTTGCATGGTAGCCATCGGCACTACACTCTATGTCTTTGGTGGCCGCGATGGCCACCGTAACTACAACGGCTTCTACTCTTATGATACGGTTAAAAGCGAGTGGAAACTCATAACTCACGTCAATAAAGGACCTGCACCGCGTAGCTTCCATTCGATGGCTGCCGATGACAAGAATATCTATGTCTTTGGTGGAGTGAGTACTACAGTACGTGTCAACACACTTCATGCTTACAGCATCATTGATCAGAAGTGGACTGAGCTTCCGAATCCAGGAGAGTCTTGCAAAGGGAGAGGTGGAGCAGGGCTCGCGGTTGTGCATGGGAAGATTTGGGTTGTGTATGGGTTTATTGGGGATGAAGTGGATGATGTTCATTGCTTTGATCCAGTTGAAAATAAGTGGACTAAAGTGGAAACACGGGGAGAAAAGCCGTGGGCGAGAAGCGTGTTTGCCCTGGCCGTTGTGgggaaatatataattatatctgGAGGTGAGATTGAGATGGACCCAAAGGCTCATTTAGGTCCCGGGAAATTGGCCGGTGGAACTTTCGTGTTGGACACTGAAAGTTTGTTGTGGGAGAAACTTGAGGAAGGTCATAGCCCTCGTGGATGGATGGCATCCACAACTGCGTCCATTGATGGGAAAAAAGGGTTGTTGATGTATGGAGGGAAAGCTCCGACCAACGGTCGTTATGAAGACATCTTTTTCTATGGAGTAGACTCTGCTTAA